A window of the Desulfovibrio sp. Fe33 genome harbors these coding sequences:
- a CDS encoding ABC transporter ATP-binding protein, whose translation MSDDKRTIVRVIGVRKTFTMGKMELEALKGVDLEIFAGEYISIMGPSGSGKSTLFNMIGGLDKPTEGKVFIDEVDISQLDAFELAWLRNRKIGYIFQTFNLIPVMTALENVTLPMTFAGMNADDAQDKGIELLKLVGLGERFQHKPLELSGGQQQRVAVARSLANDPSIVLADEPTGNLDLTTGEEIIELLRMLSQERGVTVISATHDYKMLNVSDRVVWVRDGQVDRIERREELDISIGSIGEKLTGHREAGA comes from the coding sequence ATGAGCGACGACAAACGAACCATAGTCCGCGTCATCGGCGTGAGAAAAACCTTCACCATGGGCAAGATGGAACTGGAAGCGCTCAAGGGCGTGGACCTGGAAATCTTCGCCGGGGAATACATTTCCATCATGGGACCGTCCGGTTCGGGCAAATCCACCCTGTTCAACATGATCGGCGGCCTGGACAAACCCACCGAGGGCAAGGTCTTCATCGACGAGGTGGACATCTCCCAACTGGACGCCTTCGAGCTGGCGTGGCTCCGCAACCGCAAGATCGGCTACATCTTCCAGACCTTCAACCTCATCCCGGTCATGACCGCGCTGGAAAACGTGACCCTGCCCATGACATTCGCGGGCATGAACGCGGACGACGCCCAGGACAAGGGCATCGAACTGCTCAAACTGGTGGGGCTGGGCGAACGGTTCCAGCACAAACCGCTGGAGCTGTCCGGCGGCCAGCAGCAGCGCGTGGCCGTGGCCCGCTCCCTGGCCAACGACCCGTCCATCGTCCTGGCCGACGAGCCCACCGGCAACCTGGACCTGACCACCGGCGAGGAGATCATCGAGCTGTTGCGGATGCTCTCACAGGAGCGCGGCGTCACGGTCATCTCGGCCACCCACGACTACAAGATGCTCAACGTGTCCGACCGCGTGGTCTGGGTGCGCGACGGCCAGGTGGACCGCATCGAACGGCGTGAAGAGCTGGACATCTCCATAGGCTCCATCGGCGAAAAGCTGACCGGACACAGGGAAGCCGGAGCGTAG
- a CDS encoding ABC transporter permease: MSKPERLISLPFSKSVEISFKSLKVRFFRSMITVSSLVLAVSFLSFVLVNLDIATGMLQSGGREAARALSQAGYDVDMAREAVAMSAKERWIVILSLLVCTVGIVNAQLMSVTERFSEIGVMKCLGALDSMILRLFLLEAAMQGLAGAFAGAVLGCVFSMLAGAARFGFSSLAHMPLASALGSVGLATLAGCLLSLLGVLYPALLAARMDPIKAMRAEH, from the coding sequence ATGAGCAAACCGGAACGACTCATTTCGCTGCCATTCTCGAAATCCGTCGAGATCAGCTTCAAGAGTTTGAAGGTCCGTTTCTTCCGCTCCATGATTACGGTCTCCAGCCTGGTCCTGGCCGTATCGTTCCTGAGTTTCGTCCTGGTCAACCTGGACATCGCCACGGGTATGCTCCAAAGCGGCGGGCGCGAGGCGGCCAGGGCCCTGTCCCAGGCGGGCTACGACGTGGATATGGCCCGCGAGGCCGTGGCCATGTCGGCCAAGGAGCGCTGGATCGTCATTCTGTCCCTGCTGGTCTGTACGGTGGGCATAGTCAACGCCCAGCTCATGTCCGTGACCGAGCGGTTCTCCGAAATCGGCGTCATGAAATGCCTGGGCGCCCTGGACTCCATGATCCTTCGCCTGTTCCTGCTGGAAGCGGCCATGCAGGGCCTGGCCGGGGCCTTCGCCGGGGCGGTCCTGGGCTGCGTCTTTTCCATGCTGGCCGGAGCCGCGCGCTTCGGCTTCTCCTCCCTCGCGCACATGCCGTTGGCCTCGGCGCTCGGCTCCGTCGGGCTGGCGACCCTGGCGGGCTGCCTCCTGAGCCTTCTCGGCGTGCTCTACCCCGCCCTGCTGGCGGCGCGCATGGACCCGATCAAGGCCATGCGCGCGGAACATTGA
- a CDS encoding PP2C family protein-serine/threonine phosphatase, with protein sequence MAQLPVWELGLVIFIPLAAAWAVRPMLEQRMVETARPRRQPLRQFQMDLGLFLAAGFVSALVLLAVFSFPLARSGMKLVLGIFTIGLFAGLDMALARERQVIRNALAGNAAYDPPARLIPMTRKFSLIAVLILILSTAIIILVLIRDIGWLATQDLNLGTLDIIGRVVLVEILFVMGFLTIMVTNLVISYARNMRILFNTQTTVLENVSRGDLSRKVPVTTSDEMGVIAGYTNTMINRLREGVRMREGLLIAQEVQQHFLPKAAPDMPGLDIAGASLFSDETGGDFYDFIGCDLDGCGRLAVAVGDVSGHGIGAALLMTAGRAVIRQNAATPGSAAESIRRANLHLTRDIGETGRFMTLFFMVIDPLEENITWINAGQQPPVLYDPATDAFTDFKGRDIPLGVEPEWEYHEEVMKQPAPGQILLITTDGVWEAHDAKGEMFGRERLQDILRENRDRSAQDILQAVSDRVLEFSGPGKREDDLTVVVVKGVAR encoded by the coding sequence ATGGCGCAGCTCCCGGTCTGGGAGCTCGGACTGGTCATCTTCATCCCCCTGGCCGCGGCCTGGGCGGTGCGTCCCATGCTCGAACAGCGAATGGTGGAAACCGCCCGCCCACGGCGGCAGCCCCTGCGCCAGTTCCAGATGGACCTCGGCCTGTTCCTGGCCGCCGGGTTCGTCTCGGCCCTCGTCCTCCTGGCCGTATTCAGCTTTCCCCTGGCCCGAAGCGGCATGAAGCTGGTTCTGGGCATCTTCACCATCGGGCTCTTCGCGGGCCTGGACATGGCCCTGGCCCGGGAGCGGCAGGTCATCCGCAACGCGCTGGCGGGCAACGCCGCCTACGATCCGCCCGCCCGGCTCATTCCCATGACCCGCAAATTCTCGCTCATCGCCGTACTCATCCTTATCCTGAGCACGGCCATCATCATCCTGGTCCTCATCCGCGATATCGGCTGGCTCGCCACCCAGGACCTGAACCTCGGCACGCTGGACATCATCGGCCGCGTAGTCCTGGTGGAAATCCTATTCGTCATGGGGTTCCTGACGATCATGGTCACCAATCTGGTGATCTCGTACGCCCGGAACATGCGCATCCTCTTCAACACCCAAACCACGGTCCTGGAGAACGTCAGCCGGGGAGACCTCTCCCGAAAGGTGCCCGTGACCACATCGGACGAGATGGGCGTCATCGCCGGGTACACCAACACCATGATTAACCGGTTGCGGGAGGGCGTGCGGATGCGCGAGGGGCTGCTTATCGCCCAGGAGGTCCAGCAGCACTTCCTGCCCAAGGCCGCGCCGGACATGCCCGGACTGGACATCGCGGGCGCAAGCCTGTTCTCGGATGAAACCGGAGGCGACTTCTACGACTTCATCGGATGCGACCTGGACGGGTGCGGCAGACTGGCCGTGGCCGTGGGCGACGTGTCCGGACACGGCATCGGAGCGGCCCTGCTCATGACCGCGGGCCGCGCCGTCATCCGCCAGAACGCGGCCACGCCCGGCTCGGCCGCCGAATCCATCCGCCGGGCCAACCTGCACCTCACCAGGGACATCGGCGAAACAGGCCGGTTCATGACCCTGTTTTTCATGGTAATCGACCCGCTCGAGGAAAACATCACCTGGATCAACGCCGGGCAACAGCCCCCTGTTCTCTACGACCCCGCCACCGACGCCTTTACCGACTTCAAGGGACGGGACATCCCCCTCGGCGTGGAACCCGAATGGGAATATCACGAAGAGGTCATGAAACAACCCGCGCCCGGGCAAATACTGCTCATCACCACGGACGGCGTCTGGGAGGCTCACGACGCAAAGGGCGAAATGTTCGGCCGTGAGCGGCTTCAAGACATCCTCCGCGAGAACCGGGACAGGAGCGCGCAGGACATTCTGCAAGCCGTCAGCGACCGGGTCCTGGAATTTTCCGGCCCGGGCAAACGCGAAGACGACCTGACCGTGGTGGTGGTAAAGGGCGTGGCCCGATAA
- a CDS encoding PqqD family protein, producing MFRKKRPEPVISRAEALGMIPVRNEAVEETELPGGLVRLAYPLAVKPWFGRLADKVGLWDGRPMTKRVELDEMGTFVWRRIDGRNSVRAIAEMFAEAYEVQLREAELSVTAFIKTIGQRGMIGLK from the coding sequence TTGTTCCGGAAGAAACGGCCTGAGCCGGTCATATCCCGAGCCGAGGCCCTGGGAATGATCCCGGTGCGCAACGAGGCGGTGGAGGAGACCGAGCTTCCCGGCGGCCTGGTCAGGCTGGCCTATCCCCTGGCGGTCAAGCCGTGGTTCGGCCGCCTGGCCGACAAGGTGGGGCTGTGGGACGGCAGGCCCATGACGAAACGGGTGGAGCTGGACGAGATGGGAACCTTCGTCTGGCGGCGCATCGACGGCCGCAACTCGGTCCGCGCAATAGCGGAAATGTTTGCCGAGGCCTACGAGGTCCAGCTTCGCGAAGCCGAATTGTCGGTCACCGCCTTCATCAAGACTATCGGCCAGCGCGGCATGATCGGGTTGAAATAA
- a CDS encoding DUF4911 domain-containing protein, whose translation MASSSRRRPRKRVCPPAPQWSDRVYVRVDPSDIGLFRFILEGYDNLGVFTVVNKFKGILVLRYSPHLQREVRTFLKAAGTEMKLEILPAPLRES comes from the coding sequence ATGGCATCATCTTCGCGCCGCAGGCCCCGCAAAAGGGTCTGCCCTCCCGCCCCGCAGTGGTCCGACCGCGTATACGTGCGCGTCGACCCGAGCGACATCGGACTCTTCCGGTTCATCCTGGAAGGATACGACAACCTCGGCGTGTTCACCGTGGTCAACAAATTCAAGGGAATCCTTGTCCTGCGCTACAGCCCGCACCTCCAACGCGAGGTGAGGACCTTCCTCAAGGCGGCGGGCACGGAGATGAAGTTGGAGATCCTGCCCGCCCCGTTGCGGGAATCCTAA
- a CDS encoding HD-GYP domain-containing protein: MDNIPSADNGAHGGNGRAMVKVSPYMVIPSRVGGFSVYLKQGGKYVLYAEKGELFTDSHKQRLSLLGVDHLYVRASDYDDFTRYVQENILEILDDESIPVGERARVWSDATVALAREAFDSSLPAPIDRRHFQRIRKLIADSLKFLSREDALKELARFIRDGEESFHHGVGVMVLTVTTLCSFMKEDSELLVAVGMGAILHDIGKIELPREVFTKKFDALSREDKDLVKSHPALGVGVCSGLPMPQETLQCILFHHEREDGLGYPSGSTGAMLPSYVKALILCNEYDNLTRGRTGRRLTPFEALTRIKSMRSAFDTEMLRRLIEVLAKADLTS, translated from the coding sequence ATGGACAATATCCCTTCCGCCGACAACGGCGCGCACGGCGGCAACGGCCGGGCCATGGTCAAGGTTTCACCCTACATGGTCATTCCTTCGCGGGTGGGCGGCTTTTCCGTATACCTGAAGCAGGGCGGGAAATACGTCCTGTATGCGGAAAAAGGAGAGCTGTTCACCGACTCGCACAAGCAGCGGCTATCCCTGCTCGGCGTGGACCATCTCTACGTCCGGGCCTCGGACTATGACGACTTCACCCGCTATGTGCAGGAAAACATTCTGGAAATCCTGGATGACGAGAGCATCCCCGTGGGTGAGCGCGCCCGCGTCTGGAGCGACGCCACCGTGGCGCTCGCCCGGGAAGCCTTCGACAGCTCCCTGCCGGCGCCCATAGACAGGAGGCATTTTCAGCGCATCCGCAAGCTCATCGCCGACTCCCTCAAGTTCCTTTCCAGGGAGGACGCCCTCAAGGAGCTCGCCCGGTTCATACGCGACGGCGAGGAATCCTTCCACCACGGCGTCGGGGTAATGGTCCTGACCGTGACCACCCTGTGTTCGTTCATGAAGGAGGATTCCGAACTCCTTGTGGCCGTGGGCATGGGTGCCATCCTGCACGACATAGGCAAAATCGAGTTGCCGCGGGAAGTCTTCACCAAGAAGTTCGATGCGCTGAGCCGCGAGGACAAAGACCTCGTCAAATCCCATCCCGCCCTGGGCGTGGGCGTCTGCTCGGGCCTGCCCATGCCCCAGGAGACGTTGCAGTGCATCCTTTTCCATCACGAACGCGAGGACGGACTGGGCTATCCCTCCGGCTCCACCGGGGCCATGCTGCCGTCCTACGTCAAGGCGCTCATCCTCTGCAACGAATACGACAACCTCACGCGCGGCCGCACGGGACGCCGCCTGACGCCCTTCGAAGCCCTGACCAGGATCAAGTCCATGCGAAGCGCGTTCGACACGGAAATGCTCAGGCGTCTCATCGAGGTGCTGGCCAAGGCCGATCTGACCTCCTAG
- the uvrA gene encoding excinuclease ABC subunit UvrA: MHTTDSKSIHIEGARHHNLKNLTLDIPREKLVVICGPSGSGKSTLAFDIVYAEGQRRYVESLSAYARQFLPQMDKPDVDKVEGLSPAISLEQQTSTRNPRSTVGTVTEVYDFLRVFFARLGKFYCPSCGKPIEAQTTDEIVETVMGMEPGSKFMLLAPLVEHQKGTHKDLFAKLKKEGFVRVRVDGALYSLDEVPELEKNKKHTIDLVVDRLVLKDGIKKRLADSVELALEKGDERMIVSVIGGENAGDIFMSTLSTCPSCKISMPKLSPQLFSFNSPQGACPVCNGIGSVEYFEPDLIAPNKGLSLNEGGVIPWKSAYRQDKYAPLLKKLGKKFGFTLDTLLADYSGEAWAALFYGDQETGWPGVVSILEYGQQQAGVWDHWTARFQQSKPCPACEGARLKPESLAVRVADKNLVEFTSMSIQRALEWLEGLKFSGHETLISEPLLKELTHRLGFMVNVGLEYLSLGRNMATLSGGEAQRIRLASQLGSGLVGVTYVLDEPSIGLHPRDNQRLIDTLRSLQSRGNTVLVVEHDEPTIREADHVIEIGPSSGWLGGEIVFQGPVDELLKADSLTGKYLRGDMFIEPPKTRRKPTGHISLRKVQTNNLKNLDVDIPLGVMTCVTGVSGSGKSSLVMDSLYKHLLLHRGQKASDPGKIGGIEGLDSIEKVISIDQSPIGRTPRSNPATYTKIFDEIRKIFAGAKESRKRGYAPGRFSFNVKGGRCEACKGDGQIRVEMHFLPDVYVTCETCKGKRYNAQTLEVEYRGKTIADVLDMTVRQAREFFSNHPALMRKLDVLADVGLEYVRLGQPATTLSGGEAQRIKISRELGKRSLPGALYILDEPTTGLHMHEVGKLIRVLHQLVDKNATVIVIEHNTDVIMASDHVIDLGPGGGEHGGRIVASGTPEEIIASPDSVTGQFLV, translated from the coding sequence ATGCATACCACCGACTCCAAATCCATCCATATAGAAGGCGCCCGGCACCACAACCTCAAGAATCTGACCCTGGACATCCCCCGCGAAAAGCTGGTGGTCATCTGCGGTCCGTCCGGGTCGGGCAAGTCCACGCTCGCCTTCGACATCGTCTACGCCGAAGGCCAACGACGCTACGTCGAATCCCTGTCCGCGTACGCCCGCCAGTTCCTGCCCCAGATGGACAAGCCGGACGTGGACAAGGTCGAGGGGCTTTCCCCGGCCATATCGCTGGAGCAGCAGACCTCCACCCGCAACCCGCGTTCCACCGTGGGCACCGTGACCGAGGTTTACGACTTTCTGCGCGTCTTCTTCGCCCGCCTGGGCAAGTTCTACTGCCCGTCCTGCGGCAAGCCCATCGAGGCGCAGACCACGGACGAGATAGTGGAGACCGTCATGGGCATGGAGCCCGGCTCCAAATTCATGCTGCTGGCGCCGCTGGTGGAGCACCAGAAGGGCACCCACAAGGACCTTTTCGCCAAGCTCAAGAAGGAAGGCTTCGTGCGTGTGCGCGTGGACGGCGCGCTCTACTCCCTGGACGAGGTCCCTGAGCTGGAAAAGAACAAGAAGCACACCATCGATCTGGTGGTGGACCGCCTGGTGCTCAAGGACGGCATCAAAAAGCGGCTGGCGGATTCCGTGGAGCTGGCGTTGGAAAAGGGCGACGAACGCATGATCGTTTCCGTGATCGGCGGGGAAAATGCGGGCGACATCTTCATGTCCACGCTGTCCACCTGCCCATCCTGCAAGATTTCCATGCCGAAGCTCAGCCCGCAGCTCTTCTCGTTCAACTCGCCCCAGGGCGCATGTCCGGTCTGCAACGGTATCGGCTCGGTGGAATATTTCGAGCCGGACCTCATCGCGCCCAACAAGGGATTGTCCCTCAACGAAGGCGGAGTAATCCCCTGGAAATCCGCTTACCGCCAGGACAAGTACGCTCCGTTGTTGAAGAAGCTCGGCAAGAAATTCGGTTTCACCCTGGATACCCTCCTGGCCGACTACTCCGGCGAGGCATGGGCGGCGCTTTTTTACGGCGATCAGGAAACAGGCTGGCCGGGCGTGGTGTCCATTCTCGAATACGGCCAGCAACAGGCGGGCGTATGGGATCACTGGACCGCCCGGTTCCAGCAGTCCAAGCCGTGCCCGGCCTGCGAGGGCGCGCGCCTCAAGCCCGAATCCCTGGCCGTGCGCGTGGCCGACAAAAACCTGGTGGAGTTTACCTCCATGTCCATCCAGCGCGCTCTGGAATGGCTTGAGGGGTTGAAGTTCTCCGGCCACGAGACCCTCATTTCCGAGCCGCTCCTCAAGGAGTTGACCCACCGCCTCGGGTTCATGGTCAACGTGGGGCTCGAATATCTTTCCCTCGGCCGCAACATGGCCACGCTCTCGGGCGGCGAGGCCCAGCGCATCCGGCTCGCCTCACAGCTCGGATCCGGCCTGGTGGGCGTGACCTACGTGCTCGATGAGCCGTCCATCGGCCTGCATCCGCGCGACAACCAGCGGCTCATCGACACCCTGCGCTCGCTCCAGTCCAGGGGCAACACGGTGCTCGTGGTCGAACACGACGAGCCGACCATCCGCGAGGCCGACCACGTCATCGAGATCGGCCCTTCCTCCGGCTGGCTGGGCGGCGAGATCGTGTTCCAGGGGCCGGTGGATGAACTGCTCAAGGCGGATTCCCTGACCGGCAAGTACCTGCGCGGCGACATGTTCATCGAGCCGCCCAAGACCCGGCGCAAGCCCACGGGCCATATCTCCCTCCGAAAAGTCCAGACCAACAACCTCAAGAACCTGGACGTGGACATCCCCCTCGGGGTGATGACCTGCGTGACCGGCGTGTCCGGCTCGGGCAAGTCCTCCCTGGTCATGGACTCCCTGTACAAGCATCTTCTCCTGCATCGCGGGCAAAAGGCCAGTGATCCAGGAAAGATCGGCGGCATAGAAGGGCTGGATTCCATCGAGAAGGTCATCTCCATCGACCAGTCGCCCATCGGCCGCACTCCGCGTTCCAACCCGGCCACCTACACCAAGATATTCGATGAGATCCGCAAGATATTCGCGGGGGCCAAGGAGTCGCGCAAGCGCGGCTATGCGCCCGGCCGGTTCTCCTTCAACGTCAAGGGCGGCCGTTGCGAGGCGTGCAAGGGCGACGGCCAGATTCGCGTGGAAATGCATTTCCTGCCCGACGTCTACGTGACCTGCGAGACATGCAAGGGCAAACGGTACAATGCCCAGACTCTCGAAGTGGAATACCGGGGCAAGACCATCGCCGACGTCCTGGACATGACCGTGCGCCAGGCCCGCGAGTTCTTCTCCAACCACCCGGCGCTCATGCGCAAGCTCGACGTGCTCGCCGACGTGGGACTGGAATACGTGCGCCTCGGCCAGCCCGCCACCACCCTGTCCGGCGGCGAGGCCCAGCGCATCAAGATATCCCGCGAGCTCGGCAAGCGCTCCCTGCCCGGCGCGCTCTACATTCTCGACGAGCCAACCACCGGACTGCACATGCACGAGGTCGGCAAGCTCATCCGGGTGCTGCATCAGCTCGTGGACAAGAACGCCACCGTCATCGTCATCGAGCACAACACCGACGTCATCATGGCCTCGGACCATGTCATCGACCTCGGCCCCGGCGGCGGCGAGCACGGCGGCCGCATCGTGGCATCCGGCACCCCGGAAGAGATCATCGCCAGCCCGGATTCCGTCACAGGCCAGTTTTTGGTGTAG
- a CDS encoding 3D domain-containing protein, with the protein MKRALILLSAGVLVIALGYGMSQPNRLFWNSLEVSVTAYNSTPAQTDGDPHRAAWNNRLKPGMKAIAVSRDLIELGLDNQTKVWIDGFDGPYIVLDKMNQRFTQRIDIYFGMNVKAARRFGERTARIYWR; encoded by the coding sequence ATGAAACGCGCTCTCATCCTCTTGTCCGCCGGCGTGCTGGTCATCGCGCTCGGCTACGGAATGAGCCAGCCGAACAGGCTGTTCTGGAACAGCCTGGAGGTTTCGGTCACGGCCTACAACTCCACTCCCGCCCAGACCGACGGGGACCCGCACAGGGCAGCCTGGAACAACCGGCTCAAACCCGGCATGAAGGCCATTGCGGTATCCCGCGACCTTATCGAGCTTGGCCTGGACAACCAAACCAAAGTCTGGATCGACGGCTTCGACGGCCCCTATATCGTCCTGGACAAGATGAACCAACGGTTCACGCAACGGATAGACATCTACTTCGGCATGAACGTAAAAGCCGCCCGCAGATTCGGCGAACGCACGGCACGGATTTACTGGCGCTGA
- a CDS encoding glutamine amidotransferase, whose product MKKILIVKTGGTYADYAAERGDFVDWTAQGMRLACDRWVSVDAQAGEPLPAPEEFAGGVITGSHDMVTDGFGWIDDAKAWIRRAVDARLPLLGICFGHQLMADALGGRAGYHPDGLEIGTTDVTLTEAAGDDPIFRDLPRTFPGHVTHSQTALELPSGATLLATGAHDPHQSFRVSEAAWGVQFHPEFDAPAILEYIARRELELAEQGLDAARIRTTVRDTPESASLLERFAAYCLSR is encoded by the coding sequence ATGAAAAAGATCCTGATTGTGAAAACCGGCGGCACCTATGCCGACTACGCTGCGGAGCGAGGCGATTTCGTGGACTGGACCGCGCAGGGCATGAGGCTCGCCTGCGACAGGTGGGTGAGCGTCGACGCTCAGGCCGGAGAACCCTTGCCCGCCCCGGAAGAATTCGCAGGCGGCGTCATCACCGGCTCCCACGACATGGTCACTGACGGGTTCGGATGGATAGATGACGCCAAAGCCTGGATACGGCGCGCCGTGGACGCCCGGCTGCCCCTGCTCGGCATCTGCTTCGGCCACCAGCTCATGGCGGACGCCCTGGGCGGCAGAGCGGGCTACCATCCGGACGGGCTGGAGATCGGCACGACGGATGTCACGCTGACCGAAGCGGCCGGCGACGATCCCATATTTCGCGACCTGCCGCGGACCTTCCCGGGGCATGTGACTCATTCCCAGACCGCTCTCGAACTGCCTTCTGGGGCGACGCTCCTGGCCACGGGCGCGCACGACCCGCACCAGTCCTTTCGGGTGAGCGAAGCCGCCTGGGGCGTACAGTTCCATCCCGAGTTCGACGCGCCCGCCATCCTCGAATACATCGCCCGGCGTGAGCTGGAATTGGCTGAACAAGGATTGGACGCCGCCCGCATCCGGACCACGGTCCGAGACACGCCTGAATCCGCGTCCCTTCTCGAACGGTTCGCTGCCTACTGCCTGTCCCGCTGA
- a CDS encoding M48 family metalloprotease — MKSVRIRSRLTRREFLKAGAMTAVAAGVGGCAKNPVTGQSQFMLVSEEQEIQMDRQASPQQLSNDYGSTQDKALNEYVSGVGKSLSDTSHRPQMPYNYHAVNANYVNAYAFPGGTIACTRGILLEVDNEAEMAALLGHEIGHVNARHTASRMSSQMVVGGLATLGGAAIGAKYGGAWGSVAGGLGGLGAGLLLASYSRDDERQADALGLEYMTRAEYNPEGMVGLMEMLNEQHNREPSALEVMFATHPMSAERLATARQEASKKYYGARQYAFYRERYMDHTVNLRKIGPAIRDMQDAEKLGGEKKYNRAEEKMGTALRLAPEDYTGLLLMSKLLIAQEKYSEALPYARQAREVYPGEAQANQVAGVLLIQAKEYEQAHEAFAAYEKALPGNPYATFFMGYAQEGMGRRKEAAEDYYKFLQQVNQGNQAQHAYNRLVEWGYVK; from the coding sequence ATGAAATCCGTACGAATCCGTTCGCGCCTTACGCGGCGGGAGTTTCTCAAGGCCGGGGCCATGACCGCGGTCGCCGCCGGAGTGGGGGGATGCGCCAAGAATCCCGTCACGGGCCAGAGCCAGTTCATGCTGGTCAGCGAGGAGCAGGAAATCCAGATGGATCGCCAGGCCTCGCCACAGCAGTTGTCCAACGATTACGGCTCCACCCAGGACAAGGCCCTGAACGAGTACGTGTCCGGCGTGGGCAAGTCCCTGTCCGATACGTCCCACCGGCCGCAGATGCCCTACAACTACCACGCGGTCAACGCCAACTATGTGAACGCATACGCCTTTCCCGGCGGCACCATCGCCTGTACCCGCGGCATCCTGCTCGAGGTCGACAACGAGGCCGAGATGGCCGCGCTGCTCGGCCACGAGATCGGCCACGTCAACGCCCGGCATACGGCTTCGCGCATGAGTTCGCAGATGGTCGTGGGCGGGCTGGCCACACTGGGCGGCGCGGCCATCGGGGCCAAGTACGGCGGCGCATGGGGTTCCGTTGCGGGCGGCCTGGGCGGTCTCGGGGCGGGATTGCTTCTGGCCTCCTACAGCCGCGACGACGAGCGGCAGGCCGACGCGCTGGGCCTGGAATACATGACTCGCGCGGAATACAACCCCGAAGGCATGGTGGGCCTCATGGAGATGCTCAACGAACAGCACAACCGCGAACCCAGCGCCCTGGAAGTCATGTTCGCCACTCATCCAATGAGCGCGGAGAGACTGGCCACGGCCCGCCAGGAGGCCAGCAAGAAATATTACGGAGCCAGGCAGTACGCCTTCTACCGCGAGCGGTACATGGACCACACCGTGAACCTCCGCAAGATCGGCCCGGCCATCCGGGACATGCAGGATGCGGAAAAGCTCGGAGGAGAGAAAAAGTACAATCGGGCCGAAGAAAAAATGGGCACGGCCCTGCGGCTTGCGCCCGAGGACTACACCGGCCTTCTGCTTATGTCCAAGCTGCTGATCGCGCAGGAAAAGTACAGCGAGGCCCTGCCGTATGCCCGACAGGCCAGGGAAGTGTATCCCGGTGAGGCTCAGGCCAATCAGGTGGCGGGCGTACTCCTGATCCAGGCCAAGGAGTACGAACAGGCCCATGAAGCTTTTGCGGCCTATGAAAAAGCGCTTCCGGGCAACCCCTACGCGACGTTCTTCATGGGGTACGCCCAGGAGGGCATGGGCCGCCGCAAGGAGGCGGCCGAAGACTATTACAAGTTCCTCCAGCAGGTGAACCAGGGCAACCAGGCGCAGCACGCCTACAACCGGCTGGTGGAGTGGGGGTATGTGAAGTAG